A window of Tautonia plasticadhaerens contains these coding sequences:
- a CDS encoding DUF1572 family protein, with product MDIAAEFLAAIINTFEANKRLADRAVEQVPDDMLHVPPDEHTNSIAVIMRHVSGNLASRWTDFLATDGEKPWRNRDGEFEDAPASRAELLETWERGWACLFETLRSLGPDDLEVTVTIRGEPHSVPLALSRSLGHTCYHVGQIVQVARIHAGEAWETLTIPRGGSAQYNEANWGQPGRSHS from the coding sequence ATGGACATCGCCGCCGAGTTCCTCGCCGCCATCATCAACACCTTCGAGGCCAACAAGCGCCTGGCGGATCGGGCCGTCGAGCAGGTGCCCGACGACATGCTCCACGTCCCGCCGGACGAGCACACCAACTCGATCGCAGTCATCATGCGGCACGTCTCGGGAAACCTGGCCTCCCGCTGGACCGACTTCCTGGCCACCGACGGCGAGAAGCCCTGGCGCAACCGGGACGGCGAGTTCGAGGACGCCCCCGCCAGCCGGGCGGAACTCCTGGAGACCTGGGAGCGGGGCTGGGCCTGCCTGTTCGAGACGCTCCGGAGCCTCGGCCCGGACGACCTGGAGGTGACCGTCACGATCCGGGGCGAGCCGCATTCAGTGCCGCTGGCGCTGAGTCGCTCCCTGGGCCACACGTGCTACCACGTCGGCCAGATCGTCCAGGTCGCCCGCATCCACGCCGGGGAGGCGTGGGAGACCCTGACGATCCCCAGGGGGGGATCGGCGCAGTACAACGAGGCCAACTGGGGGCAGCCGGGCAGGTCGCACTCGTAG